From a region of the Brevibacterium siliguriense genome:
- a CDS encoding Na(+)/H(+) antiporter subunit C, producing MSVSFIMVLAMGVLFAAGIYLMLERSLTRVLLGFILLGNGVNLLIILTAGRGSPPLTDGENLSTEGMSDPLPQALILTAIVITFAVTAFLLAMIYRSWRLMRADSLQDDDTDLQVAITKLIDSEAEASTDYDDTEFGDEAESPITGAIDLDDDGTPAEREDVVDDIEEASSSAEADAIAEAAVDSQTEAHSAEEAEVAEEARDAKQQGDDS from the coding sequence ATGAGCGTCTCCTTCATCATGGTCCTGGCCATGGGCGTCCTCTTCGCCGCCGGCATCTACCTCATGCTCGAACGCTCGCTGACCCGCGTTCTGCTCGGCTTCATCCTGCTCGGCAATGGAGTGAACCTGCTCATCATCCTCACCGCCGGCCGCGGATCCCCGCCCCTGACCGATGGAGAGAACCTGTCGACCGAGGGTATGTCCGATCCGCTGCCGCAGGCGCTCATCCTCACGGCCATCGTCATCACCTTCGCCGTGACGGCATTCCTGCTGGCGATGATCTACCGCTCCTGGAGGCTCATGCGCGCCGATTCGCTGCAGGATGACGACACCGACCTCCAGGTGGCGATCACGAAGCTCATCGACTCCGAGGCGGAGGCGAGCACGGACTACGACGACACCGAGTTCGGTGACGAGGCAGAGTCCCCGATCACCGGCGCCATCGACCTCGACGACGACGGAACACCGGCAGAGCGGGAGGACGTCGTCGACGATATCGAGGAGGCGTCGAGTTCGGCCGAAGCCGATGCCATCGCCGAGGCGGCCGTGGACTCCCAGACGGAAGCCCACAGCGCTGAGGAGGCCGAAGTCGCCGAAGAGGCCCGGGACGCGAAACAGCAGGGAGACGACTCATGA
- the mnhG gene encoding monovalent cation/H(+) antiporter subunit G, whose protein sequence is MVLDIISAVLIFLGAVLSLAAAVGLVRFGDLLSRMHASAKPQVLGLMLVAVAIAIQFPTWATVTTLAIIISFQLVTIPVATHMVGRAGYRTKHLRRSMLYRDELAEAVDRAEAREIAWERQRGTGTDHHDG, encoded by the coding sequence GTGGTTCTTGACATCATCTCGGCCGTGCTCATCTTCCTCGGCGCGGTCCTGTCCCTGGCCGCCGCGGTCGGTCTCGTCCGCTTCGGTGACCTTCTCTCGCGCATGCACGCGAGTGCGAAACCCCAGGTGTTGGGCCTGATGCTCGTCGCTGTGGCGATCGCGATCCAGTTCCCGACATGGGCGACGGTGACGACACTGGCGATCATCATCTCCTTCCAGCTCGTGACGATCCCCGTCGCCACGCATATGGTCGGTCGCGCCGGATATCGCACCAAGCACCTGCGTCGATCTATGCTGTACCGAGATGAACTCGCCGAGGCGGTCGACCGTGCCGAGGCCAGAGAGATTGCCTGGGAACGCCAGAGAGGAACCGGAACAGACCACCATGACGGCTGA
- a CDS encoding monovalent cation/H+ antiporter complex subunit F produces MSEIVLHTLVVAGSVLLAASVVIALFRIVRGPSILDRMIGTDVVLASIMCGLGGYMALSDRTDLLPVLIVLAMLGFVGSVSVSRYVSKSDSMTPGAEAGALSEFSSSDWHMPRDAEEQGSEMTDSGAADAGTAEDVEVTEIADPTYDAHADSGGEGEGTGPDPGPDDAEHMSERDGEENSRGS; encoded by the coding sequence ATGAGTGAGATCGTCCTCCACACGCTCGTCGTCGCCGGGTCGGTGCTGTTGGCCGCCTCGGTGGTCATTGCGCTCTTCCGCATCGTTCGGGGTCCGTCGATCCTCGATCGCATGATCGGCACCGACGTCGTACTCGCCTCGATCATGTGCGGCCTCGGCGGGTACATGGCCCTGTCCGACCGGACTGATCTGCTGCCCGTGCTCATCGTGCTCGCGATGCTCGGCTTCGTCGGTTCGGTCAGCGTGTCGCGGTATGTGTCGAAGTCCGATTCGATGACTCCCGGCGCCGAGGCGGGCGCCCTGTCCGAGTTCAGCTCCTCCGACTGGCACATGCCCCGTGACGCGGAGGAGCAGGGTTCCGAGATGACTGATTCCGGAGCGGCCGATGCTGGAACGGCGGAGGACGTCGAGGTCACCGAGATCGCGGATCCCACCTACGACGCCCACGCCGACAGCGGCGGCGAGGGCGAAGGAACCGGGCCCGACCCGGGGCCCGACGACGCCGAACACATGTCGGAGCGCGACGGAGAGGAGAACAGCCGTGGTTCTTGA
- a CDS encoding Na+/H+ antiporter subunit E has product MSPDRDQNQYPDQGQVRVPGQDRAPANRARMSRGRGIIQQLVLLVSLVLLWLMLWDSITVVTVVTGIVLAFVITRVFYLPPVVLSGRFNVWHALVFGLWFLYSVLHASVEVAWYAFRRKAVGAGSVVACDLRTSSDLVLTLIADTASLIPGSIIIDSDRAMGMLYLHFLDCDSEEKVRKAKAQVYYIEALLIRTLGSHRDLAALRARPDPLGETEGGRS; this is encoded by the coding sequence ATGAGCCCCGACCGAGACCAGAACCAGTACCCAGATCAGGGACAGGTCCGGGTTCCGGGTCAGGACCGTGCACCGGCGAACCGGGCGCGGATGAGTCGGGGCCGCGGAATCATCCAGCAGCTCGTGCTGCTGGTCTCGCTGGTTCTGCTGTGGCTGATGCTGTGGGACTCGATCACGGTGGTCACCGTGGTCACCGGAATCGTGCTGGCCTTCGTCATCACGCGCGTCTTCTACCTCCCGCCCGTTGTGCTCTCCGGACGGTTCAACGTCTGGCATGCGCTGGTGTTCGGTCTGTGGTTCCTCTATTCGGTCCTCCACGCCTCCGTCGAAGTCGCCTGGTATGCGTTCCGTCGCAAAGCGGTCGGCGCCGGGTCCGTCGTCGCCTGCGATCTGCGCACGAGCTCGGACCTCGTGCTCACCCTCATCGCCGATACCGCCAGCCTCATCCCCGGGTCGATCATCATCGACAGCGATCGCGCCATGGGCATGCTCTACCTGCACTTCCTCGACTGCGATTCCGAGGAGAAGGTGCGCAAGGCGAAAGCGCAGGTCTACTACATCGAAGCGCTGCTCATCCGCACTCTCGGTTCGCACCGTGACCTCGCCGCCCTGCGTGCCAGACCGGATCCGCTGGGCGAGACCGAAGGAGGCCGTTCATGA
- a CDS encoding sensor histidine kinase encodes MTNFLVFEIQVWLFLLLLVIVLGGLAVGAWFGWRYLKKREAALRESIETAAAEDSMTKRNRMLIRLDHELKNPLTALRTSAASIREVVRDGGNLSEVEPAAKQVDVSSRRVARLLADLRKLADVETRIIEYARVDLDALIHQAVEDASTAPGAEDRMIVATVARAPWRLPDVAGEEDLLLTAILNLLGNALKYSSQAEVVELRANEQIIDGHRWVVVEVADTGSGIPLAEQENVWDELSRGSRVRAVAGSGMGLSLVRAIVTRHGGSVQLFSQEGVGTSVRMVLPVLADAAPVTVPQMSDHMDRVAAGSHAVQPMQQADSRQAPGFLPPRQPNEAELQGRILGTPRRTSKRRLERVDGNLVNRRTGESVSGGFPPDSGQHSQFKPPRQVPNAGGQYPGYGQPPMGSQPAGGSRPTGQPPVGGQPNSGQQKFGQPPVGSQPTGQPPQHGYGQPQQNRNGPEAGYPDRRQQGDQQ; translated from the coding sequence ATGACGAACTTCCTTGTCTTCGAAATCCAGGTCTGGCTGTTCCTGCTGCTGCTCGTCATCGTGCTCGGCGGTCTGGCCGTCGGTGCCTGGTTCGGCTGGCGGTATCTGAAGAAGCGTGAGGCCGCTCTGCGGGAATCCATCGAGACCGCTGCGGCCGAGGACTCGATGACGAAGCGCAATCGGATGCTCATCCGACTCGACCATGAGCTGAAGAATCCGCTGACGGCGCTGCGCACCTCGGCGGCGAGCATCCGCGAGGTCGTCCGAGACGGCGGCAACCTGAGCGAGGTGGAGCCGGCCGCCAAACAGGTCGATGTGTCGTCGCGTCGGGTCGCCCGACTGCTGGCCGATCTGCGCAAGCTCGCCGATGTCGAGACCCGCATCATCGAATACGCACGCGTCGATCTCGATGCGCTCATCCATCAGGCCGTCGAGGATGCCTCGACCGCGCCGGGCGCCGAGGATCGGATGATCGTGGCCACTGTCGCCCGAGCTCCGTGGCGACTGCCCGATGTCGCCGGTGAGGAGGATCTGCTGCTCACCGCGATCCTCAACCTGCTGGGCAATGCCCTCAAATACTCGTCTCAGGCCGAAGTCGTCGAGCTGCGTGCCAATGAGCAGATCATCGACGGTCACCGCTGGGTCGTCGTCGAGGTCGCCGATACCGGCAGCGGCATCCCGCTGGCCGAACAGGAGAACGTCTGGGACGAGCTCTCGCGCGGCTCTCGCGTGCGGGCGGTCGCCGGTTCCGGAATGGGCCTCTCGCTCGTGCGCGCCATCGTCACCCGACACGGCGGATCTGTGCAGCTCTTCAGCCAGGAGGGTGTGGGGACCTCGGTGCGCATGGTCCTTCCCGTCCTCGCCGATGCCGCGCCCGTGACCGTTCCGCAGATGTCGGATCATATGGATCGAGTTGCCGCCGGTTCGCATGCGGTGCAACCCATGCAGCAGGCGGATTCGCGGCAGGCGCCCGGATTCCTGCCTCCCCGTCAGCCCAATGAGGCCGAACTGCAGGGGCGGATCCTCGGCACTCCGCGGAGGACGTCGAAGCGTCGCCTCGAGCGGGTCGACGGAAATCTGGTCAACCGCCGGACAGGGGAGTCCGTCTCTGGTGGATTCCCGCCGGATTCGGGTCAGCATTCGCAGTTCAAACCGCCGCGGCAGGTACCGAACGCCGGAGGGCAGTACCCCGGTTACGGGCAGCCTCCGATGGGCAGTCAGCCTGCCGGCGGTTCTCGGCCCACCGGTCAACCGCCTGTCGGCGGTCAGCCGAACTCGGGTCAGCAGAAATTCGGACAGCCGCCTGTCGGCAGCCAGCCCACTGGGCAGCCTCCTCAGCACGGGTACGGACAGCCCCAGCAGAACCGGAACGGCCCGGAAGCGGGGTACCCGGACCGTCGCCAACAAGGTGACCAGCAGTGA
- a CDS encoding Na+/H+ antiporter subunit A: protein MTGAFFGASVIAYPLVRLLGRNAFFLLALVPLAGLLWSLSTISDLFGPAAQPLVENLDWLPELGLSGVFRLDVLSWIMTLLVTGVGALVFVYCARYFPPDEPGLARFAGIFMAFAGMMYGLVVADELLMLYLFWEGTTVFSYLLIGHSQSRRRSRQAALQALIVTTAGGLAMLVGMILLITATGTGQISTLVDRAQSGMDTGGVIVPAVILILVGAVSKSALMPFHFWLPGAMAAPTPVSAYLHAAAMVKAGIYLVLRLAPGYNNIPGWSEVLLTLGLLTMFIGGWQALKQTDLKLLLAFGTVSQLGFLTTMASFGTPDITKAALGLLIAHALFKSCLFLCVGIIDHRAGTRDLTKLSGGWKAFPVVAVCASIAAASMAGLPPLLGFAAKEAAYSTLLSSPDKISVIAFIGIMIGSILTVAYSARFVWGAFSSKPGVDDIARRDEKLTLVVSPLILTALTLALGPGVGLLDGYFSAWTSGLPAVAEGDGHYHLALWHGFEPALAFTAVTVAAGLALFIFRRSFAKVQSTLPSGLDFHELYRKLIGWMEALALWVTARTQRGSLPFYQGVVYFVLVAGLGLAIIANDTWSITFRLWDTPLDLIVAAVLVIVAIGATRAKKRFTAVVVTGISGYAMVAYFAFVGAPDLALTQVLVETITIVVFVLVLRRLPARIGESTGRLTPARRAIIGGAVGITMMLVVLIATGVRVADPISVDFGQLAYELGHGKNIVNVTLVDIRAWDTMGEISVLVAAGTGIAGLIFVRGREGHLHRFERKRDGTEAAGRIRFQPVAEDVVDLHHAGRGEGLSQKRASWLIAGRTLAPRNRSIILEVTARLIFHAVIVFSVYLLFAGHNDPGGGFAGGLVAGLALVVRYLAGGKYELAEAAPFTPSGMLGTGLVTAILTVIGGWIWGDTVFESVYLEGDLPLLGHLSFGTSTFFDIGVYLIVVGLMLDILRSLGAEVDLHQERDEMMLTNRIHDNVNFSENMGATAEHRAVSEIIDRVNELDVDNGAEGGRL from the coding sequence ATGACAGGGGCCTTCTTCGGGGCGTCTGTCATCGCCTACCCACTGGTTCGCCTGCTCGGCCGCAACGCCTTCTTCCTTCTCGCTCTCGTCCCTCTCGCGGGACTCCTGTGGAGCCTGTCGACGATCTCCGATCTCTTCGGCCCAGCCGCTCAGCCCCTTGTGGAGAATCTGGACTGGCTGCCCGAGCTCGGCCTCAGCGGAGTCTTCCGCCTCGACGTGCTCTCTTGGATCATGACGCTGCTGGTCACCGGGGTTGGAGCCCTCGTCTTCGTCTACTGCGCACGCTACTTCCCGCCCGATGAGCCGGGACTGGCCCGTTTCGCGGGAATCTTCATGGCCTTCGCCGGAATGATGTACGGGCTCGTCGTCGCCGATGAGCTGCTCATGCTCTACCTGTTCTGGGAAGGCACCACAGTCTTCTCCTACCTGCTCATCGGGCACAGCCAGTCCCGCCGCCGCTCGAGGCAGGCGGCCCTGCAGGCGCTCATCGTCACCACCGCCGGCGGACTGGCCATGCTCGTGGGCATGATCCTGCTCATCACCGCCACCGGCACAGGGCAGATCTCGACCCTGGTCGACCGTGCCCAGTCCGGCATGGACACCGGCGGTGTCATCGTCCCGGCCGTCATCCTCATCCTCGTCGGTGCGGTCTCGAAGTCCGCGCTCATGCCGTTCCACTTCTGGCTGCCCGGCGCCATGGCCGCACCCACTCCGGTCAGCGCCTATCTTCACGCCGCGGCCATGGTCAAGGCAGGAATCTACCTCGTCCTGCGCTTGGCTCCCGGCTACAACAACATCCCCGGCTGGTCCGAGGTGCTGCTCACCCTGGGCCTGCTGACGATGTTCATCGGCGGTTGGCAGGCGCTGAAGCAGACCGACCTCAAACTGCTGTTGGCTTTCGGCACGGTCTCCCAGCTCGGATTCCTCACCACCATGGCCTCGTTCGGCACTCCGGACATCACGAAAGCGGCCCTGGGCCTGCTCATCGCCCATGCCCTGTTCAAGTCCTGTTTGTTCCTGTGCGTCGGCATCATCGACCACCGCGCCGGCACGCGTGACCTGACGAAGCTCTCCGGCGGTTGGAAGGCCTTCCCCGTCGTCGCCGTGTGTGCGTCGATCGCGGCCGCCTCGATGGCGGGACTTCCTCCGCTGCTCGGGTTCGCCGCGAAGGAAGCCGCATACTCGACCCTCCTGTCCTCACCGGACAAGATCTCGGTCATCGCCTTCATCGGCATCATGATCGGCTCAATCCTCACCGTCGCCTACTCGGCCCGGTTCGTCTGGGGCGCCTTCTCCTCGAAGCCGGGAGTCGACGACATCGCCCGCCGCGACGAGAAGCTCACCCTCGTCGTCTCCCCGCTCATCCTCACCGCACTGACTCTGGCGCTGGGCCCCGGAGTCGGTCTGCTCGACGGCTACTTCTCCGCGTGGACCTCCGGGCTGCCGGCCGTGGCCGAAGGCGATGGGCACTACCACCTCGCGCTGTGGCACGGATTCGAACCGGCGCTCGCCTTCACCGCTGTGACCGTGGCCGCGGGCCTCGCCCTGTTCATCTTCCGCCGATCGTTCGCGAAGGTCCAGTCGACGCTGCCGTCGGGCCTGGACTTCCACGAGCTCTACCGAAAGCTCATCGGCTGGATGGAGGCCCTGGCGCTGTGGGTCACCGCCCGCACCCAGCGTGGTTCGCTGCCGTTCTACCAGGGCGTGGTCTACTTCGTCCTCGTCGCCGGACTGGGGTTGGCGATCATCGCCAACGACACGTGGAGCATCACGTTCCGGCTCTGGGACACTCCGCTGGACCTCATCGTCGCGGCCGTGCTCGTCATCGTCGCGATCGGTGCCACCCGGGCCAAGAAGCGGTTCACCGCCGTCGTCGTCACCGGCATCTCCGGGTATGCCATGGTCGCCTACTTCGCCTTCGTCGGCGCTCCCGACCTGGCCCTGACCCAGGTGCTCGTCGAGACCATCACGATCGTCGTCTTCGTCCTCGTCCTCCGCCGGCTGCCGGCACGCATCGGCGAGTCCACCGGGCGGCTGACTCCCGCCCGGCGGGCGATCATCGGCGGCGCCGTGGGCATCACCATGATGCTCGTGGTCCTCATCGCCACAGGTGTGCGCGTGGCCGATCCGATCTCCGTCGACTTCGGTCAGCTCGCCTACGAGCTCGGCCACGGCAAGAACATCGTCAACGTCACCCTCGTCGATATCCGCGCGTGGGACACGATGGGCGAGATCTCGGTGCTCGTTGCCGCCGGAACCGGTATCGCCGGCCTCATCTTCGTGCGCGGACGCGAAGGCCACCTGCATCGGTTCGAGAGGAAGAGGGACGGCACCGAGGCGGCCGGTCGCATCCGCTTCCAACCCGTGGCCGAGGACGTCGTCGACCTTCACCACGCCGGCCGCGGGGAGGGGCTGTCGCAGAAGCGGGCGTCGTGGCTCATCGCCGGACGGACCTTGGCTCCGCGTAACCGGTCGATCATCCTCGAGGTCACTGCTCGCCTGATCTTCCACGCCGTCATCGTCTTCTCCGTCTACCTTCTCTTTGCCGGCCACAACGATCCGGGCGGCGGATTCGCCGGGGGCCTCGTCGCCGGGCTCGCGCTCGTCGTGCGCTACCTCGCCGGTGGCAAGTACGAACTCGCCGAGGCGGCCCCCTTCACTCCCTCGGGAATGCTGGGTACCGGTCTGGTCACCGCGATCCTCACCGTCATCGGCGGGTGGATCTGGGGTGACACGGTCTTCGAATCCGTCTACCTCGAGGGTGATCTGCCGCTGCTGGGCCACCTGTCCTTCGGGACGTCGACGTTCTTCGACATCGGCGTCTATCTCATCGTCGTCGGCCTCATGCTCGACATCCTCCGCTCACTCGGAGCCGAGGTCGACCTGCACCAGGAACGCGACGAGATGATGCTGACCAACCGCATCCACGACAATGTGAACTTCTCCGAGAACATGGGCGCCACCGCCGAACACCGTGCCGTGTCCGAGATCATCGACCGGGTCAACGAACTCGACGTCGACAACGGTGCGGAAGGAGGCCGCCTATGA
- a CDS encoding response regulator transcription factor, translating into MTADNHTEPQPLVLVADDEPDVLGAVVPFLERSGFRVLPASDGLLALDEIHRHRPDVCVLDVLMPGADGRQVLRRLRQEENWVPVLLLTQVGEGVERAMALEEGADDYLNKPFDPHELVARIRAVLRRTRNDGPPLATAPVLVSSFGLRVDRVGRRAWLGQRELVITPKGFTLLEYLMVHKDELIERSRLLEVLWGFEEAVGTRAVDSRVAELRRVLGEDAAEPRWIATVQGRGYRFVGEVRGEDGQSRI; encoded by the coding sequence ATGACGGCTGACAATCACACCGAGCCCCAACCACTCGTCTTAGTCGCCGATGATGAGCCCGATGTCCTCGGAGCGGTCGTACCGTTCCTCGAACGCTCCGGTTTCCGGGTGCTGCCCGCCAGCGACGGACTGCTCGCTCTCGATGAGATCCACCGCCACCGCCCAGATGTGTGCGTCCTCGACGTGCTCATGCCCGGAGCTGACGGCCGGCAGGTGCTGCGCCGTCTGCGCCAGGAGGAGAACTGGGTTCCGGTGCTGCTGCTGACTCAGGTCGGCGAAGGGGTCGAGCGGGCAATGGCTCTCGAAGAGGGTGCCGACGACTACCTCAACAAGCCCTTCGACCCGCACGAGCTCGTCGCTCGCATCCGTGCCGTGCTGCGTCGGACCCGCAATGACGGACCGCCGTTGGCCACGGCCCCGGTGCTCGTGTCCAGCTTCGGCCTGCGCGTCGACCGAGTCGGTCGCCGCGCCTGGCTGGGGCAGCGGGAGCTCGTCATCACTCCGAAGGGCTTCACCCTTCTCGAGTACCTCATGGTGCACAAGGACGAGCTCATCGAACGCTCCCGCCTGCTTGAGGTGCTGTGGGGATTCGAAGAAGCCGTGGGCACCCGCGCCGTCGATTCGCGAGTCGCCGAACTGCGTCGCGTGCTCGGCGAAGATGCTGCAGAACCACGGTGGATCGCCACCGTGCAGGGGCGCGGCTACCGCTTCGTCGGTGAGGTTCGCGGCGAGGACGGACAGAGCCGTATATGA
- a CDS encoding Na+/H+ antiporter subunit D — translation MIDLLPVLVPLPVLLPLIGAGIALILSKNTRAQNIVSIAILVAVMVIATMILVGVDAHGPQVVAIGGWQPPAGIVLVADRLSALMLIVSALVTLCVLVYALSQDANDDSNETPISVFNPSYLVLCAGIANSFLAGDLFNLYVGFEMFLVASYVLLTLGATAERIRAGVTYVIISLVSSVIFLAAIGIIYAACGTVNMAQLAGRISDLPADVQMILHVLLLLGFGIKAAIFPLSFWLPDSYPTAPAPVTAVFAGLLTKVGIYAIIRTETLLFAESSLRVPLLIAAGLTMLVGIFGAIAQSEIKRIVSFTLVSHIGYMLFGVALGTSVGLSAAIYYTVHHIIVQTALFLAIGLVEMRGGSTSTRSLGGLMVLSPVITIIFFIPALNLSGIPPFSGFIGKVALFLAGFDDHAWLPTVLIVAGTVTSLLTLYVIGRTFNLAFWRDPADVEEPNEDLVEEFTERKKTLLAGKKWKSQIGVPPAMVAATSVVVIASIVLTVAAEPLWDMSNRAAENLSTPIDYVTNVLGGDES, via the coding sequence ATGATCGATCTTCTGCCCGTACTCGTTCCCCTGCCCGTTCTGCTGCCGCTCATCGGTGCCGGAATCGCGCTCATCCTGTCCAAGAACACGCGGGCGCAGAACATCGTGTCGATCGCGATCCTGGTCGCGGTCATGGTCATCGCCACGATGATCCTCGTCGGCGTCGATGCGCACGGACCGCAGGTCGTGGCCATCGGCGGCTGGCAGCCCCCAGCCGGAATCGTGCTCGTCGCCGACCGGCTGTCGGCGCTCATGCTCATCGTGTCCGCGCTGGTCACCCTGTGCGTGCTCGTCTACGCGCTGAGTCAGGACGCCAACGACGACTCGAACGAGACCCCGATCTCCGTGTTCAACCCCAGCTATCTGGTGCTGTGCGCGGGCATTGCGAACTCGTTCCTCGCCGGAGACCTGTTCAACCTCTACGTCGGCTTCGAGATGTTCCTCGTCGCCTCCTATGTGCTGCTCACCCTCGGTGCCACGGCGGAGCGGATCCGGGCGGGAGTCACCTATGTGATCATCTCGCTTGTGTCCTCGGTGATCTTCCTCGCCGCCATCGGCATCATCTACGCAGCGTGCGGCACCGTGAACATGGCGCAGCTGGCGGGGAGGATCTCGGACCTGCCGGCCGATGTGCAGATGATCCTCCACGTCCTCCTGCTGCTTGGCTTCGGCATCAAGGCCGCGATCTTCCCGCTGTCCTTCTGGCTGCCCGACTCCTATCCGACGGCACCGGCCCCGGTGACAGCGGTCTTCGCAGGACTGCTGACGAAGGTCGGCATCTATGCGATCATCCGCACGGAGACCCTGCTGTTCGCCGAATCCTCCCTGCGGGTGCCGCTGCTCATCGCGGCCGGGCTGACGATGCTCGTGGGCATCTTCGGCGCCATCGCGCAGTCGGAGATCAAGAGGATCGTGTCCTTCACCTTGGTCTCCCATATCGGCTATATGCTCTTCGGCGTGGCGCTGGGCACGAGTGTCGGCCTGTCTGCGGCGATCTACTACACGGTTCACCACATCATCGTCCAGACCGCGCTGTTCCTGGCCATCGGCCTCGTCGAAATGCGCGGCGGGTCCACCTCCACGAGGTCTCTCGGCGGTCTCATGGTGCTCTCGCCGGTGATCACGATCATCTTCTTCATCCCGGCTCTCAACCTCTCCGGCATTCCGCCGTTCTCCGGGTTCATCGGCAAGGTCGCACTCTTCCTCGCCGGCTTCGACGACCACGCGTGGCTGCCGACCGTCCTCATCGTCGCCGGCACCGTGACGAGCCTGCTCACTCTCTACGTCATCGGACGTACCTTCAACCTCGCATTCTGGCGTGACCCGGCCGATGTGGAGGAGCCGAACGAGGACCTCGTCGAGGAATTCACGGAGCGGAAGAAGACGCTGCTGGCGGGGAAGAAGTGGAAATCTCAGATCGGCGTTCCCCCTGCCATGGTGGCGGCCACCTCGGTGGTGGTGATCGCCTCCATCGTTCTCACCGTCGCAGCCGAACCTCTGTGGGACATGTCGAACCGGGCGGCCGAGAACCTCTCGACACCGATCGACTACGTCACGAACGTGCTCGGAGGTGATGAGTCATGA